From one Leptospira kanakyensis genomic stretch:
- the mgtA gene encoding magnesium-translocating P-type ATPase: protein MQTRSNLSPWWQQPLNDTLNSLGVGTYGLNGEQVTSKLKQFGKNVFLDRKTKPIWQKLLVRFRNPLILLLLFASAVSAFMGEFSNFIIITVLVFISIILDFIQEHKAGKAAESLRHSVSVHATVVREGIATNIPVSQIVPGDLVLLSAGDLVPADGRVLEAKDFFVKQALLTGETYPVEKHSGELGSVSNDITDASNAVFMGTSVISGSAKVLIVNTGLDTAMGAIAENLTVSPPPNSFELGTEKFGILIMRMTILLVLFVLLVNAILHKPWLDSFLFAVALAVGLTPELLPMVTSITLSRGAIMMAKKKVIVKQLSSIQNLGSMDTLCTDKTGTLTESKIKLEKHVNINGESDTRVLELAYLNSYFETGLKSPLDEAILEHREIQTERWTKIDEVPFDFERRRVSVLLDPKDQKNRMLVVKGAPEEIIQLCTHYETEKETIEPINSIVLEKIRSVYSSLEKEGFRVLGIAWREETKEHIHAVVSDETELTLSGFAAFLDPPKASAKIALSELNEIGVSVKVITGDSELVTLHVCSELKMQVQGILTGKELDQMDDSALKYHIETTNLFCRMNPSQKNRIILALKEKGHVVGYLGDGVNDAPSLHSADVGLSVDSAVDVAKEAADMILLDHDLHVLYEGVMEGRRTFGNIMKYIMMGTSSNFGNMFSMAGAALFLPFLPMLPTQILLNNLLYDISEIPIPLDEVDKEELKLPRIMDIGFIRNFMLTIGPISSAFDFLTFYVMLTLLHANEALFQTGWFVESLCTQVLVIFIIRTRGNPIKSRPNRILAIVSFSIAAIGALLPFTAIGSYFGLVPPPMEFYAILASMVVIYLIVVESVKRMFYHFQYRK, encoded by the coding sequence ATGCAAACCAGGTCCAATCTCTCTCCTTGGTGGCAACAACCACTGAATGATACCTTAAATTCATTAGGTGTTGGAACCTATGGTCTAAATGGAGAGCAAGTAACCTCAAAACTCAAACAATTCGGTAAGAATGTTTTTTTAGACCGCAAAACAAAACCAATATGGCAAAAACTATTAGTCCGATTTAGAAATCCTCTAATATTACTCCTATTATTTGCCAGTGCTGTTTCTGCATTTATGGGAGAATTTTCAAACTTCATCATCATTACCGTTTTAGTTTTTATTAGTATTATTCTAGATTTTATCCAAGAACACAAAGCGGGGAAAGCGGCAGAAAGTTTACGCCATTCCGTTTCTGTTCATGCAACGGTAGTTCGAGAAGGAATCGCAACGAATATTCCTGTTTCACAAATTGTTCCAGGAGACCTTGTATTACTTTCTGCAGGTGATTTAGTTCCTGCCGACGGACGTGTGTTAGAAGCTAAGGATTTTTTTGTCAAACAAGCATTACTAACCGGCGAAACTTATCCTGTCGAAAAACATTCAGGAGAACTGGGATCAGTATCCAATGATATTACGGATGCATCAAACGCAGTTTTTATGGGAACCTCTGTGATTAGCGGAAGCGCCAAAGTTCTAATTGTGAATACAGGTTTGGATACTGCGATGGGAGCCATTGCAGAAAACCTAACCGTTTCACCTCCACCAAATTCCTTCGAACTCGGTACGGAAAAGTTTGGAATTCTCATCATGAGGATGACCATTCTTCTTGTACTTTTTGTTTTATTGGTAAATGCAATTTTACATAAACCTTGGCTTGATTCTTTTTTATTTGCAGTAGCTTTAGCAGTTGGTTTGACACCAGAGTTACTACCTATGGTTACTTCGATCACACTCTCACGCGGTGCAATTATGATGGCAAAAAAGAAAGTGATCGTAAAACAACTTTCCTCCATTCAAAATCTTGGATCAATGGATACACTTTGTACGGATAAAACTGGAACCCTTACAGAATCAAAAATTAAACTAGAGAAACATGTAAACATTAATGGCGAATCAGATACACGTGTTTTAGAGTTGGCTTACCTAAACAGTTATTTTGAAACTGGATTAAAAAGTCCCTTAGATGAAGCCATTTTAGAACATAGAGAGATTCAAACAGAACGTTGGACAAAAATAGATGAAGTACCCTTTGACTTCGAACGCCGAAGAGTATCGGTTCTATTGGATCCTAAGGATCAAAAAAACCGAATGTTGGTTGTGAAAGGTGCCCCTGAAGAAATCATCCAACTCTGCACACATTATGAAACAGAAAAAGAAACTATTGAACCGATAAACTCGATTGTTTTAGAAAAAATTCGTTCCGTTTACTCTTCCTTAGAAAAAGAAGGATTCAGAGTTTTAGGAATCGCCTGGAGAGAAGAAACAAAAGAACACATACATGCAGTTGTCAGTGATGAAACGGAACTAACACTTTCTGGATTTGCCGCTTTTTTAGACCCACCGAAAGCAAGTGCTAAGATAGCCTTATCTGAATTAAATGAGATTGGAGTTTCCGTAAAGGTAATTACCGGTGATAGCGAACTTGTTACTTTACATGTATGTTCTGAATTAAAAATGCAGGTACAAGGAATCCTCACAGGTAAAGAACTGGATCAAATGGATGATTCGGCACTGAAGTATCATATAGAAACAACCAATCTATTTTGCCGGATGAATCCATCACAAAAAAACAGAATCATTCTAGCATTAAAAGAAAAAGGCCATGTGGTTGGGTATTTGGGTGATGGTGTCAATGATGCACCTTCTCTACACTCTGCTGATGTGGGATTGTCTGTAGATTCTGCAGTCGATGTAGCTAAAGAGGCCGCGGATATGATTTTATTAGATCACGATTTACATGTATTGTATGAAGGAGTGATGGAAGGTAGACGAACCTTTGGGAATATTATGAAATACATCATGATGGGAACAAGCTCCAATTTTGGAAATATGTTCAGTATGGCAGGGGCCGCTTTATTTTTGCCTTTTCTTCCCATGTTACCAACCCAAATCCTTCTCAACAATCTATTGTATGATATTTCGGAAATACCGATTCCCTTAGATGAAGTAGATAAAGAAGAACTAAAATTGCCTAGAATCATGGACATTGGTTTCATACGAAATTTCATGTTAACGATAGGACCAATCAGTTCAGCTTTTGATTTTTTGACCTTCTATGTAATGTTAACACTTTTACATGCAAACGAAGCTTTATTCCAAACGGGTTGGTTTGTAGAATCCCTTTGTACACAAGTTCTTGTAATCTTTATTATCAGAACACGAGGTAATCCAATCAAAAGTAGACCAAACCGAATTCTTGCAATTGTATCATTCAGTATCGCTGCCATTGGTGCCTTGTTACCATTCACAGCAATCGGATCTTATTTTGGACTGGTTCCCCCGCCAATGGAGTTTTATGCCATCTTAGCTTCAATGGTTGTGATTTATTTGATTGTGGTGGAATCGGTGAAACGAATGTTTTATCACTTTCAATATAGAAAATAA
- a CDS encoding EF-hand domain-containing protein: MKKIITILTGVTFLSFVSLVAHDHEGHGKNGMPGDHFKKMDTNGDNKISKEEWQKFHEGFFTELDKDADGSVTLEEMKSARKEKRDEKKEVMKEKVKEAKKKKDEKKSKPSE; encoded by the coding sequence ATGAAAAAAATTATAACCATATTGACAGGTGTAACCTTTCTTTCCTTCGTTTCCCTTGTTGCCCACGACCATGAAGGTCACGGAAAAAATGGAATGCCAGGAGATCATTTCAAAAAAATGGACACAAATGGTGATAACAAAATTTCCAAAGAAGAATGGCAAAAATTTCATGAGGGATTTTTTACCGAACTTGATAAAGACGCTGATGGGTCTGTGACTTTAGAAGAGATGAAATCAGCCAGGAAAGAAAAACGGGATGAGAAAAAAGAGGTTATGAAAGAAAAAGTGAAAGAAGCCAAAAAGAAAAAAGACGAAAAAAAGTCTAAACCTTCAGAATAA
- a CDS encoding acyl-CoA dehydrogenase family protein — translation MIANNYFSEDEDLQTIFNQLLDWDSIIKETEGEGFFDHQIFVKTNNPRYEMAPSTKEEAIELYTSSLDAMGDFFGNDVSQKSQTMDRNELKYSNGKVIFPKETVEIYEKFRNTGLMAYSLSREAGGLAFPATVGALYAMLMARADVAFCMTTTLLNLAQIVDRFGTPEQVETYATKAANGECLFAMSLTEPDYGSDLNNVRTYAVKQEDGSYRLTGTKRFISQGCGLGDHPALLLTLARTGKSEGGARGLSVFIVKSEDVFVAGIEKKMGIHASPTCEIVYENTYGEILGEEGLGLTRYTAGMTNFMRLVSASGGCGGGAAAYYECVKYAGERKQFGKAIGEIPAVAEMIHKIKRETNAMRLLTLETARVIDMYQHHQIRMEKSGKDDREIRKDTKVKYWSTLASTLTPIAKYYSSEEGHKCTNLAVQVFGGAGYTEDYDISRMFRDSRINTIYEGTSQIHVRIATGAILAGMAGDGNFRKYLNSLKAEIPSPSSFLLEQERVLEESIRVMRDIEEDVRKETVAENLMIQMARYLCSLLYEKSIPKITDPKTKLSWEKDSRAFVIDSAAIAQSSLYRIQNFG, via the coding sequence ATGATCGCAAATAACTATTTTTCAGAAGACGAAGATTTACAAACAATTTTTAACCAACTTCTTGATTGGGATTCCATCATTAAGGAAACCGAAGGGGAAGGTTTTTTCGACCACCAAATATTTGTAAAAACAAATAACCCTCGTTACGAAATGGCTCCTTCCACTAAAGAAGAAGCTATCGAATTATACACTTCGAGTTTGGATGCAATGGGTGATTTTTTTGGAAACGATGTCTCGCAAAAATCCCAAACTATGGATCGAAATGAATTGAAGTATTCCAATGGAAAGGTGATTTTTCCCAAAGAAACAGTAGAGATCTACGAAAAATTTCGGAACACCGGCCTTATGGCGTATTCCCTTTCCAGAGAAGCGGGTGGTCTTGCTTTCCCGGCAACTGTTGGTGCACTGTATGCCATGCTTATGGCAAGGGCCGATGTTGCATTTTGTATGACAACCACCTTACTCAACTTAGCTCAAATTGTAGACCGGTTTGGAACTCCCGAACAAGTGGAAACCTATGCTACCAAGGCTGCCAATGGTGAGTGTTTGTTTGCTATGTCTCTCACAGAACCTGATTATGGTTCAGATCTTAATAATGTAAGAACTTATGCAGTCAAACAAGAAGATGGGAGTTACCGCTTAACGGGAACTAAACGATTTATATCACAAGGTTGTGGTTTGGGTGATCATCCTGCGCTCCTTCTCACTTTAGCACGCACTGGAAAATCTGAGGGTGGAGCCAGAGGACTTTCTGTATTCATTGTAAAAAGTGAAGATGTTTTTGTTGCGGGTATCGAGAAAAAAATGGGGATCCATGCTTCTCCCACATGTGAGATTGTTTATGAAAACACATATGGCGAAATTTTAGGTGAAGAAGGTCTTGGTCTCACTCGTTATACGGCGGGTATGACTAACTTTATGCGTTTAGTCAGTGCCTCCGGTGGATGTGGTGGGGGAGCTGCTGCGTATTATGAATGTGTAAAGTATGCAGGTGAAAGAAAACAATTTGGAAAAGCCATTGGTGAGATTCCTGCGGTAGCAGAAATGATCCATAAAATCAAACGAGAAACCAATGCAATGCGACTTCTTACTTTGGAAACAGCTCGTGTGATTGATATGTACCAACACCACCAAATTCGAATGGAAAAATCAGGAAAGGATGATCGGGAGATTAGAAAAGACACAAAAGTAAAGTATTGGTCAACTCTTGCATCCACTCTCACTCCAATTGCCAAGTATTATAGTTCCGAAGAAGGACATAAATGTACAAATCTCGCCGTACAGGTATTTGGTGGGGCCGGATATACTGAAGATTATGATATCTCTCGTATGTTCCGTGATTCTCGTATCAATACAATCTATGAAGGAACAAGCCAAATCCACGTTCGAATTGCGACAGGGGCCATCCTTGCAGGTATGGCGGGAGATGGAAATTTCAGAAAGTATCTTAATTCGTTAAAAGCAGAGATTCCTTCACCATCCTCCTTTTTGTTGGAACAAGAGAGAGTTTTGGAAGAATCCATTCGAGTGATGCGAGACATTGAAGAAGATGTTCGAAAAGAAACAGTTGCAGAAAACCTAATGATCCAAATGGCTCGTTACCTCTGCAGTTTGTTATACGAAAAATCAATTCCCAAAATCACAGACCCAAAAACTAAACTTTCATGGGAAAAAGATAGTCGAGCATTTGTGATCGATAGTGCAGCCATTGCACAATCTTCTTTGTATCGAATTCAAAATTTCGGATAA
- a CDS encoding FAD-dependent oxidoreductase has protein sequence MNTAFSPISIGNLTLPNRFIMGSMHLGVEGETGTAERMAAFYGKRFEGGVSLIVTGGISVNEEGKGSRTFFNIQNPEHAKELKRMNELLLGKGTMCAQLFHAGRYAADRNCVAPSAIRAPINRYVPKALTEDECWKTIEDFGVAAKLAKESGFGAVEIMGSEGYLLNQFFSPVTNHRDDYFGGDAERRMNLSIEVLRAVKKQLPEGFPVIFRMSGIDLIPGNPSFEEVIRLAQVLRYEKVSALNIGIGWHESRIPTISQLVPRGAWIPIASRIKENTPGVPIIASNRVNDPITMQKVFDENKADIISMARPFLADASIVKKFQEGMSNRINTCVACNQACLDHAFQEKFVSCIVNPEAVHELEFTKPKTKDPKKVLVIGTGPAGLEAARASASLGHKVTLVEKANVLGGQFQLASNIPGKSEFKETIRYFSNELPALGVNIRLNTDATLTLLETENPDVTIFASGVKPREFSLKGLENLPSGNYTDYLTGKFKPGKRVAVIGGGGIGVDVAHRLTEEDDPTLNSYDKKYNISSFTNAVVQKEKAHRDVAVFRRNGKHGAGLGPTTFWALKQELESVGVEFYHGLTYKEVTKEGLKVELKNGEEFLYPCDSLVLCVGQEKENSVLEEFQAKYPNKQTIVIGGAKDPRNIDAKRAFLEGLEAAHSIH, from the coding sequence ATGAATACAGCATTTTCACCTATTTCCATTGGAAACTTAACTCTCCCCAATCGTTTTATTATGGGATCCATGCACCTCGGTGTGGAAGGAGAAACCGGAACTGCCGAAAGGATGGCGGCTTTTTATGGCAAACGGTTCGAAGGTGGAGTTTCTCTCATTGTTACTGGTGGGATTAGTGTGAATGAAGAGGGAAAAGGTTCTCGGACATTTTTTAACATCCAAAATCCAGAACATGCCAAAGAGTTAAAACGAATGAACGAACTGCTCCTAGGAAAAGGAACCATGTGTGCGCAGCTTTTTCACGCAGGGCGATATGCTGCTGATAGAAATTGTGTGGCTCCTTCGGCAATCCGTGCACCAATCAATCGTTATGTGCCAAAAGCCCTTACAGAAGATGAATGTTGGAAAACCATCGAAGACTTCGGAGTAGCGGCAAAACTCGCCAAAGAATCTGGGTTTGGGGCTGTAGAAATTATGGGGAGTGAAGGTTATCTTCTCAATCAGTTTTTCTCTCCTGTGACAAATCATAGAGATGATTATTTTGGTGGGGATGCAGAACGGAGGATGAATTTATCCATTGAGGTTCTGCGAGCAGTTAAAAAACAACTCCCCGAAGGTTTCCCTGTGATCTTTCGTATGTCGGGGATTGATCTGATCCCAGGAAATCCAAGTTTTGAAGAAGTCATTCGACTAGCGCAGGTTTTGCGATATGAAAAAGTATCTGCTTTAAATATTGGAATTGGTTGGCATGAATCAAGAATCCCCACTATTAGCCAATTAGTTCCCAGAGGGGCTTGGATCCCCATTGCCAGTCGTATCAAAGAGAACACACCGGGAGTTCCTATCATTGCTTCAAACCGAGTGAATGATCCCATCACGATGCAAAAGGTTTTTGATGAAAATAAAGCCGATATCATTTCGATGGCAAGGCCATTCCTTGCAGATGCATCCATTGTTAAAAAATTCCAAGAGGGAATGTCAAACCGAATCAACACTTGTGTGGCCTGTAACCAAGCCTGTCTTGATCATGCCTTCCAAGAAAAATTTGTTTCTTGTATTGTGAATCCAGAAGCGGTACATGAATTGGAATTTACAAAACCAAAAACAAAGGATCCAAAAAAAGTCCTCGTGATTGGAACGGGACCTGCGGGGCTTGAAGCGGCACGTGCGAGTGCGAGTCTCGGACACAAAGTCACTCTTGTAGAAAAAGCAAATGTACTTGGTGGTCAATTCCAATTGGCTTCCAACATTCCAGGTAAATCAGAGTTTAAAGAAACCATTCGTTATTTTTCCAATGAACTTCCTGCCCTCGGTGTAAACATTCGTTTGAACACAGATGCAACCTTAACATTGTTAGAAACAGAAAATCCGGATGTTACCATTTTTGCAAGTGGTGTGAAACCACGTGAGTTTTCTCTAAAAGGACTAGAAAATCTTCCGTCTGGAAATTATACTGATTATCTCACAGGAAAATTCAAACCAGGAAAACGTGTGGCAGTGATTGGGGGAGGAGGGATTGGTGTGGACGTAGCACATAGATTGACGGAAGAAGACGATCCTACTTTAAACTCCTATGATAAAAAATACAATATCAGTTCCTTTACCAATGCTGTGGTTCAAAAAGAAAAAGCACACCGAGATGTTGCCGTGTTTCGTAGGAATGGAAAACATGGAGCTGGTCTTGGGCCGACAACGTTTTGGGCACTCAAACAAGAGTTAGAGTCTGTGGGAGTTGAGTTCTATCATGGACTCACATACAAAGAAGTGACAAAAGAGGGATTAAAAGTAGAACTAAAAAACGGAGAAGAATTTTTGTATCCTTGTGATTCTCTAGTTTTGTGTGTTGGTCAGGAAAAAGAAAATTCCGTTCTAGAAGAATTCCAAGCCAAATACCCAAACAAACAAACCATCGTGATTGGTGGGGCAAAGGATCCAAGGAACATTGATGCCAAAAGAGCATTTTTAGAAGGTTTAGAAGCAGCACATAGCATTCATTAG
- a CDS encoding TetR/AcrR family transcriptional regulator, with protein MAVSKKKLTPKKLKTAGRPSKENGVNVREALIQAGVELLENTSLEDISLRKVAAKAGVSHVASYHHFENKNALFSAIAEIGFQKYFETYQKELEKTDQDFKGRYRALGWTYFQFIMANRQFARIMFGGMGVDLKNHPTLSGVSRRTYRQLHEIIRMGQRLGFLEQGKTREKTLASWAMIHGIAMLFLEGRLQMKNDPKEMENFIQTVTEYAYIGMK; from the coding sequence ATGGCGGTTTCGAAAAAAAAACTTACTCCCAAAAAACTAAAAACGGCGGGCCGCCCTTCCAAAGAAAATGGTGTCAATGTCCGCGAGGCTCTCATCCAAGCAGGGGTAGAACTACTCGAAAATACTTCTCTAGAAGATATTTCCCTTCGCAAAGTAGCGGCAAAAGCTGGGGTGAGTCATGTCGCCAGTTACCATCACTTTGAAAATAAAAATGCTCTCTTTTCCGCAATTGCGGAAATTGGATTCCAAAAGTATTTTGAAACTTACCAAAAAGAATTAGAAAAAACAGACCAAGACTTCAAAGGAAGATACCGTGCTCTTGGATGGACTTATTTTCAATTCATCATGGCCAACAGGCAGTTCGCAAGGATTATGTTTGGTGGGATGGGTGTGGATCTTAAAAACCATCCAACACTTTCTGGTGTATCAAGAAGAACCTATCGTCAGTTACATGAAATCATTCGAATGGGCCAAAGGCTCGGGTTTTTGGAACAGGGAAAAACAAGAGAAAAAACTTTAGCTTCTTGGGCGATGATCCACGGGATTGCCATGTTGTTTTTAGAAGGTAGGTTGCAGATGAAAAACGATCCAAAAGAGATGGAAAATTTCATCCAAACGGTCACAGAGTACGCATATATCGGAATGAAATAA
- a CDS encoding TetR/AcrR family transcriptional regulator → MDKLVDASLSPDLASRPFKFTSKQGRSRRTRLLTIALEFLREKSPEEISFADICKEAKIPRPSAYHFFPNVEAIFHGIRLLHSESLIEKSLLLKRETFPSWEKYIERSIDVAVEVTNQEIAFPRLIYGYRMSNPEMRQVGQELDAKLANLAKLGLMDRFELPTFENTDPIFAVAFSIADSLLKLSYRTYGDFTPWMVGEAKKATISYLKNYLPEVCKPK, encoded by the coding sequence ATGGATAAATTGGTCGACGCATCCTTATCCCCTGACCTCGCTTCTAGGCCCTTTAAGTTCACTAGCAAACAAGGGAGGAGTAGACGCACTCGTTTGTTAACCATTGCTCTGGAATTCCTTAGGGAAAAATCTCCGGAAGAAATTAGTTTTGCTGATATTTGTAAAGAAGCAAAGATCCCTAGACCTTCGGCTTATCATTTTTTTCCCAATGTGGAAGCTATCTTCCATGGAATCCGATTGTTACACTCCGAAAGCCTGATTGAAAAATCTTTATTACTAAAAAGAGAAACCTTTCCTTCTTGGGAAAAATACATTGAACGTTCCATCGATGTGGCCGTGGAAGTCACAAATCAAGAAATTGCTTTTCCTCGTTTGATTTATGGATACCGAATGAGTAACCCTGAGATGCGCCAAGTGGGCCAAGAGTTAGACGCAAAACTAGCAAACCTTGCCAAACTGGGACTGATGGACCGGTTCGAACTACCTACCTTTGAAAACACAGATCCAATCTTTGCGGTTGCATTTTCCATTGCAGATTCTCTTTTGAAACTTTCTTACCGAACCTATGGTGACTTTACACCTTGGATGGTGGGAGAAGCAAAAAAGGCTACGATCTCGTATTTAAAAAATTATCTCCCGGAAGTCTGCAAACCAAAATAG
- a CDS encoding neutral/alkaline ceramidase: protein MNSKRESRVRLGFTIVCCFFVLTCSDEKSSPSPILGLVDSSATDSSSSAFSSSGVSRAVAPSLGSSPYLVGAGIYDITGPAAEVGMMGFAETAQKTEGIYMRLWSRAYIIGDASKRVVFVSGDLGMIFQSIKQAVSKKIALDAELSPYYNQANVLLSATHTHSGPGGYSHYFLYNATTSGFIKENFDVIVDGIYRSIKLAHQNLVPGNVYINQGNLTDASKNRSVAAYDKNPVAERNFYSSNVDQTMTLLKLVAADGRELGMLNWFAVHPTNVGPTNKLIGGDNKGLASYLFEKTKGTNYSANQTFVAAFAQTNSGDVTPNLWGPADGVNDYARQNIIAEKQLNRAQSLYSSATTQLSGSVDFRHTFVNFSNLYVSSVGTTTCQAGMGASFSAGSVEDNAVSLDFFDEGTTVDSLDWNTNSADAFKSSFLGGALGVLWPASTSEAYKLCHAEKPVLIPTGVASFDGNPWTPPVIPMQIIKIGNLAILAIPAEVSTMAGRRLRSLVKNVLANEYTVIAGLSNSYTSYLTTREEYSSQQYEGASTQFGPNTLLGYEQEFGKLASALRNGSVSPAGPTPADLTNNQATFQTGVVFDDIPLFKSFGNVFTQPAASYTNGATVSAVFWGAHPKNNMLIGSSFVDVEKQNGSTWTVVARDNDPSTTYKWQRDGIAYSKVTVTWKTSSFPSGTYRIRHRGHWKSGWTGAISAYQGVTNNFTVQ, encoded by the coding sequence ATGAATTCCAAAAGAGAATCCCGAGTGCGCTTGGGTTTTACCATTGTATGTTGTTTTTTCGTTTTGACTTGTTCTGACGAAAAATCTTCCCCTTCGCCAATCCTCGGTTTGGTGGATTCTAGTGCTACTGATAGTTCTAGTTCCGCATTCAGTTCTTCCGGTGTGAGCCGGGCTGTAGCGCCTTCTCTTGGTTCGTCGCCGTATCTTGTGGGTGCAGGGATTTATGATATCACGGGTCCTGCTGCCGAAGTAGGGATGATGGGTTTTGCGGAAACTGCGCAAAAAACAGAAGGGATTTATATGCGCCTTTGGTCAAGGGCCTATATCATTGGCGATGCATCCAAACGAGTGGTTTTTGTCAGTGGTGACTTAGGGATGATTTTCCAATCCATCAAACAAGCGGTGAGTAAAAAAATTGCCTTAGATGCAGAACTGTCACCTTATTACAATCAGGCGAACGTTCTTCTTTCCGCGACACATACACATAGTGGGCCTGGTGGGTATTCTCATTATTTTTTATATAACGCCACTACCTCTGGATTTATCAAAGAAAACTTTGATGTCATTGTCGATGGAATTTATCGTTCCATCAAACTCGCCCATCAAAATTTAGTTCCAGGTAATGTTTATATCAACCAAGGAAATTTAACAGATGCGAGTAAAAACCGTTCTGTGGCTGCTTATGATAAAAACCCGGTTGCAGAAAGGAATTTTTATTCTTCTAACGTAGACCAAACGATGACTCTTTTAAAATTAGTTGCGGCGGATGGTCGTGAGTTAGGTATGCTCAATTGGTTTGCAGTGCATCCAACAAACGTTGGGCCTACAAACAAACTCATCGGTGGAGATAACAAAGGTCTCGCTTCTTATCTTTTTGAAAAAACAAAAGGAACTAATTATTCAGCAAACCAAACCTTTGTGGCTGCATTTGCACAAACAAATTCAGGAGATGTAACGCCTAATCTTTGGGGCCCAGCGGATGGCGTGAATGATTATGCGAGACAAAACATCATTGCAGAAAAACAATTAAACCGCGCCCAATCTCTTTATTCTTCTGCCACAACTCAACTTTCAGGTTCTGTTGACTTTCGTCATACGTTTGTTAACTTTTCGAATCTTTATGTGAGCAGTGTAGGAACCACAACTTGCCAAGCAGGGATGGGGGCATCTTTTTCTGCGGGAAGTGTGGAAGACAATGCTGTCTCTCTTGATTTTTTTGATGAAGGGACTACCGTTGATTCATTGGATTGGAATACCAATTCTGCAGATGCGTTTAAGTCTAGTTTTCTGGGAGGAGCACTCGGTGTTCTTTGGCCAGCTTCTACAAGTGAAGCTTACAAACTTTGCCATGCCGAAAAACCTGTCCTCATTCCTACAGGGGTTGCTAGTTTTGATGGGAATCCTTGGACACCTCCTGTCATCCCTATGCAGATCATTAAAATTGGTAACTTAGCGATTCTTGCCATTCCTGCGGAAGTATCAACGATGGCTGGACGAAGACTTCGTTCTCTTGTGAAAAATGTTTTGGCCAATGAATACACCGTAATTGCCGGTCTTTCTAACTCGTATACTTCTTATCTGACAACCAGAGAAGAATACTCTTCCCAACAATATGAAGGTGCTTCCACTCAATTTGGACCAAACACACTTCTCGGTTATGAACAAGAATTTGGTAAGTTAGCAAGCGCTTTGCGAAATGGAAGTGTTTCCCCTGCTGGGCCTACACCTGCTGATCTAACAAACAACCAAGCAACATTTCAAACGGGTGTTGTCTTTGATGATATTCCTCTCTTTAAAAGTTTTGGAAATGTTTTCACACAACCAGCTGCTTCCTATACAAATGGTGCTACTGTGAGCGCTGTATTTTGGGGAGCTCATCCGAAAAACAATATGCTCATCGGAAGTAGTTTTGTGGATGTAGAAAAACAAAATGGATCCACTTGGACTGTAGTTGCAAGAGACAATGATCCATCCACTACCTACAAATGGCAAAGGGATGGGATTGCCTATTCCAAAGTCACCGTCACTTGGAAAACGAGTTCTTTCCCATCGGGAACTTACCGCATCCGCCACCGTGGCCATTGGAAAAGTGGTTGGACAGGGGCCATCAGCGCTTACCAAGGAGTCACAAATAATTTCACCGTGCAGTAA